The DNA segment ctctctgtctgtctctctgtctctctctctgtctctctctctgtctgtctctctctctctgtctctctctctgtctgtctctctctctgtctctctgtctctctgtctgtctctctctgtctgtctctctgtctgtctctctctgtctgtctctctgtctgtctctctctgtctctctatctgtccctctgtctgtctctctctgtctgtctgtctgtctgtctctctctctctctctctctctctctctctctctctctctctctctctctctctctgtctctctctctctgtctctctctctctcatctctctctctctctctctctctctctctctctctctctctctctctctctctctctctctctctcggaggAATGAGGAATGCACCCCCTCATCCCTTCAACTCTCCCTCCGCACACTGGGCGTCAGTCCTCCTtacagcattgtgtgtgtgtgtgtgtgtgtgtgtgtgtgtgtgtgtgtgtgtgtgtgtgtgtgtgtgtgcgtgcgtgcgtgcgtgcgtgcgtgtgtgtgtgtgtgtgtgtgtgtgtgtgtgtgtgcgtgtgtgtgtgtgtgtgtgtgtgtgtgtgtgtgtgtgtgcgtgcgtgcgtgcgtgcgtgcgtgcgtgcgtgtgtgtgtgtgtgtgtgtgtgtgtgtgtgtgtgcgtgtgtgtgtgtccgtccgcTGTTTCTGGTGTTTATTCTATTATTTCTTGATACATGTTTAACTCTAAAGCCGAGAGGGAAATACAAATcctataactatatatatatatatatatatatatatatagcaaatatttctgtcatttaagttgtacttttacttgcatgtttttctttttattcatttaaagaaCATTGTTAGAGGGAGCCTGAGATCTAAGATGTTCATTGCCAGCAACTGCTTCTCTGtgattgttgtgcatatgataatAAAGAACTTGAAACTTCCttgttcatttaaagaaataataaaatatcttgtttcttgGCCCGTGACAGATCAATTTTTGAGTTATTGCCTAAGTTATCTTATCTTCTTCATTCTGCAGGGCTCCAACTTCCACATCTCGCGCAGAGAGCGTCATGGCAACGTGTTTAAGACCCACCTGCTTGGGAAACCCCTCATCCGGGTGACAGGCGCAGAAAACATCCGCAAGATCCTGCTGGGCGAGCACAGCCTGGTGTGCACCCAGTGGCCCCAGAGCACCCGCATCATCCTGGGACCCAACACGCTGGTCAACTCCATCGGAGACCTGcacaagaggaagagaaaggtaAGACGCCAACGGCCTTTATACAAACCTGAAGTACAGCTAAAGTATACAATATAAGGTATACAGCTAAACAAGCTGATTCTGTTCCCGGctaaaacctcctgaacgatggACACTGGAGGAACCCTAACCgtgagaagctgactgcaactcccatgatcctttgCAACTTCACAACACCACCAAAACTCCATccttttgattgagagacccctagtggcataAAATTACATGTTATGTGTTTAAATTATCTTGGAAACTCCACGCTGAAGAAAAATTTAGTTacgtttttaaataaatctttcaaatgcTTAAATACAACCGGGATACTCATCACCTTATTTATCCGATCACTCCTATCTCTCAGCTCGTCTGCTATTAATTCTGTCTGCAATCCCTTTACCCAGTCTTATATCTTATCCAACCTATCCAGCTGACCCCCCACCCCTGCCCCCTCtttagtgagtatttacagaAAGGTGTTGACTGTCGTGTACAAGGTTGTAACTTCCTATGACCCCCCACCCTTTGTTTCCTAGATCCTGGCTAAAGTGTTCAGCCGTGGGGCTCTGGAGTCCTACCTGCCTCGGCTTCAAGAGGTCGTCAAGGCCGAAATCGCCAAGTGGTGCTTGGAGCCGGGCACCATCGACGTCTACGGTGCTGCCAAGTCCCTGACGTTCCGTATCGCCGTCAGGGTCCTGCTGGGTCTGCAGATGGAGGAGGAGCGGATAGTTTACCTTGCACAAATCTTCGAGCAGCTGATGAACAACCTCTTCTCGCTCCCCATCGACGCTCCGCTCAGTGGGCTACGCAAGGTGAGAGGGCGCGAAGAAACCTGCTGAAACTCAAGTTGATTCATCTGTAGACACTGTAAAGGTTACTGCAAATGAAAGAAACGGCCTGTAATGATTTAAATTGTGAATTATTTGGGATAAGAATTCATGAATGGAGGAAAAAAGTTGCCTTTTCTTTTAGAAAACCAAAGTTGAAAGGAAGTGATATAAATTGGGTAATGCCTTTTGCAAATTAACTGTTTCCTCTAAATAATGATAATCTAATATTGATATTTTGGTGTTGTTCTCTGTCTAGGGGATGAAAGCTAGAGAAATCTTGCACGCCAACATGGAGAAAATCATTGAGGAAAAGACGGAGCGGCAGCAGGCAGAGGAGGAATATCACGACGCCTTCGACTACATACTGTCCAGCTCCAAGGAACATGGCCATCAGCTCAGCATCCAGGAGCTCAAGGTACCAATATGACTCAGAACTTAATGTCTGGGATTCTGAAAGTTATGATGGACATACATTCATGACCCGTGTGACGTGCCAAGTGATGGGGCAGAACCAGGACCGTCAACACCCATGGTGTGCAAAGCATCACAGAGCACATTGAAGATGTCGTGAAACTAGGCAAGAGAGGACAGAaataaaactacaatatttaaTGCCCAATGTTAATTTTTGCTCCCAACAAGTCTGGTGATTATGAAGCTCGGGTGTATACTCAGAGAAATTAGGTTTATTTGAGGGTTTAGCGTGGAGACATAATGGCTCTTTGACTCAGTTCTTCAATGGAATCAAACATTTTCCCGTATGTGTTGCAGAATGAAATTCGTATGCCCAGTTTGTCACAGCTGTCAAGGCCCACTTCATTTTGAGTGTGAATCTAAACCAGTACATTGATCTATCCCTCTCCCTCCTGGCAGGAAACCGCAGTAGAGTTGATCTTCGCTGCTCACTCCACCACAGCCAGCGCCTCTACTTCTCTAATTCTGCAGCTTCTTCGCCATCCAGCGGTGGTGGAGAGGGCCAGAGTCGAGCTGGAGGCCGAGGGCCTCGGCTACGAGTCCCACATCCCACCTGGTGTCACCAcggagaaagaggaagatgctgcagacacagagacaaccTGTCTGCTGAACGGAGGCTGTCAGAATCACAGAGATGGTTTTCCACCGTCCCAGTCTCATGTGCCGTATCTGACCCTGGACAAGCTGAGCCAGCTCCGCTATGTCGACTGTGTTGTCAAAGAGGTGCTCCGCTTCCTGCCTCCAGTCTCCGGTGGTTACCGGACAGCCCTGCAGACGTTTGAATTAGATGTAAGTTCAACTCTCTTGCCGGAATATACCATTCGTATGTTAGCCTTTGGTTTGGttgggttttctttttcctaGAATTAAAAAACAGAGGACTTGTCAAAGGTCATTGTGGGAAATGAAGTTATGCACCaactgaagtaaatgttgatgatGTGAATCTCATGAAAAGCTTATGGAAGTCCAGTCAATAGGGGTGGAGACATGACGATATGTACATTCAGCCAGCCAACATTTCCTGTACCGTTTATACTTTAGTAGCTCTTGGCCTGTACTGGTGTTGCTCTTGGATGTATGAAGAATAATTGGATATTGCCTTCAAAGATGGCGGCCCTTACATTCCTATGAAAGATGCTCACTGGGCGCACAAGCTGAAAAAGGTCATGTAGCCCGCCTTGCTGCACTGTAACGGCCAAAAACGTTGACAAACTGCCCCGTCATGGCCTCATGCGTTGGCTTTAAATACCCCTTCCCTGCCCTCACTGTGCCCCCAATTTGCTGCGTTTATTGCGACAGGACAATTGAAGTTCGAAACAAATTCCCAGCATACTATTGTACACATGACACCACCTCTTTCTCAGGGTATAGACCCCTATAGCTGAGAAGTAATTGCAGTATTGAAAATGTCATTATGCTTGCTCATTCAAGTGCATGGTGCTAAAGTTTAGACAAGAGAATCCCAGCTCAGAAATAATTGGGATTAGGTTATAAAGAGGTCTGGATTAATGGAATGAATGAATACACAAGTTGAAAACTGAATGAGAGAGAAGGTTTTTCAAGTGTCACATTTAGAAAGAGTTTTAGAAACCTGAAGAGTTTCCGAAGAGTAAAGATTTGTTGCAGCTCATTGGTTGTAAATACTTCAACTTCTTTTGTCcttatttatgttttgatttCTGTCTTCATTTCACAGGGTTACCAGATCCCCAAAGGCTGGAGCGTAATGTACAGTATCCGGGACACCCATGAGACTGCAGCAGTCTTCCAGAGCCCGGAGCTGTTTGACCCGGACCGGTTCGGCCCAGACCGGGAGGAGAGTCGGTCGGCCCGGTTCAACTATGTGCCGTTTGGCGGTGGCGTGCGGAGCTGCGTAGGGAAAGAACTGGCAAAGATCATCCTAAAGACTCTGGCTGTAGAGCTGATCGGGACTTGCAAATGGACTCTGGCCACAGAGAACTTTCCCAAGATGCAGACAGTGCCAATAGTGCACCCGGTGAACGGGCTGCATGTGCATTTCAATTACAACTAGATTCAAATATAGTCTGACAGACTTTCCAAAAAACTCACCCAAGAGGCAATTTAACCTTCAACCTGCTTCTGGAAAAACTCTCCAAGCCCAAGAACGGAGGCAACAAGCACCTCGCCTGGCATGATGGTGCACTTCAGGCCCCCTTTTGCTTACATGGACATAAAGAAGGGGTTCACATCGCTGGTTTGGAACACGTCATCATGTCTTCAGTGGTTTGGTCCAAACctaacaaaaacactttctgtggaagctaaagtacatttttaaccACCTAATAGTTTCCATAGTTTCCCAGCTTTTACTATACTTCACATGCATCTTTAAGTTATAAAAGTAAGTCTGTGTAGTCTTTTTCTTGCTTAGTTTCAAACAGAAGGTCTGCCCTGCTGAAGTGCCCGCTGAATGGACTGCAAGCACACTTCAGTTACAAGTTTCTATTCCgagctaaaacacacacacagtggtttGACCTGCACACAGTAAGTGACCTTCAACATATCTACTGTAGATAAATGGAGACAAAGACTTTCCATGAAGACATTTTAGCTCCAGTTTCTTGTCACATTTACACAAAGCTGTGAACAGATGATAAAATCCACTCAGCTTTTGTCTTTTGCACCTTTTTGTAGCTTTCACTTGACCGTGTATCAGTTCGGATATAGCCAAGGGCTATGTATGTTCGCTGTGCTGAATCAGCAAGTCATGAGTATTTCACTTCACTTACATTCACAGACCTTTTACCTTTttgaaaactcacaaacttgcaGCTGGAAGAATTCTTCCTCACGTGCAAAGACTGCACAGAACATGATCTACAGACTTTCAAACCAATTCTGTGTTCTTTTTTGCCTCAACCCTTCAGTTGTTTCCATTTACATCTCATCACCCGGGCTTGCCTTTCTGAACTTCCTGAGAGCAGGGCACTGAATGCCTCACAGCTCCATGCAAATGTTGTGGCGACTGGACTCCAGTTATCTTAGTCGAGATGTTTTGCATTGATCTCCACCACTAAAACACTTTTACTGATGGAACTTGCACTTGACTTTGAACCATAAATCCCACAACCAGGtcaaaacacattcaaactgtTCTGTTTTTTGAACATGAATGTGATATATATCTTTACCAGTGCTATTATGTGTGTATCAAATGAAGTAGCATTATGAATAAGCTGTATTTAAAATGCAGATGTATCATTTCTGTTGTACTTTTACAAGATGTGCTGTAATTATGAATAGATAGAGACACTAACCTGTAATGTAAAGGACTGTCCATACAACTTTGTTTCACTGCTAGAACATAGACATCTTTCATTGTTTCGAGCAGCATATATAGagtaaagttattattattattgttttaattttaggAGTGTTTCTGTCTTGGTCTTGAAGCCTAATAGACCCGCTGTGAAATCTTACGTACGGATGGATTTGTGGAAGGAGATAGCACTTTCTCCGCTTTAAGGAGTCTGTATATATTTGTCCTGTTTATGCATTCGTTGAGTGTATCAGATGTAGCTGCTGTACAGTTGATGtaaagagtaaaatagacgatgaaaaacaacaacagttgtCATATCTTGCTTTCAACAAGGAGGGTTCACTATGTTTGTGCaacatgtttatcattttgataatattttatatgaaGGTCTGTCAAAATATTCATATGGGAACATAAAATACTGACATggtatttgtattaatattctTTGATTCCTTTAGGTCATACAATGAGTAAGTCatacacaaacatcacatgtaTTCGGCAGGAAGTACAAGCCAGTCTGGAAGAGAGCGAAAACATCTTTTCCACCCAGAAAAGCCTTCATTGtcgttctttgctcttctttcaatgAAGAAATGTTCTTCAGCACTATAGTGGCATCTACGTTAACCTCTTTAGGAGccgccattgttgttttgaatgaACAGTCGCCTCCTAAACCACGTCTGTGAAAAGCCATTACCTGAAGCATTTTGGTGTGATAGTTTCTCGCGGGGGATTGTGTTATATCGTGAGAATCAAGCTGCTGTACAaggttaatgtttttattttgccttcACCACACACTGCTACATCTGTAGTCCACTAACACCTATATGTATGCAGATGACACAACCCTTGTAGGTCTGATCTCCAATAACAATGAAACACACTGTAAACAGGTTAATCAAGCAGTTACCTGGTGCACAGACAGTAATCTGCAGCTCAGCTCATCCAAAGGCTCAGAAATGTATCGTCGACTCCAGAAACAAGCCGCACCTCATCGTATTTACTCAACTATACTGACTGTTTCAAACACTTTTCAAATTACTGTTCAAATTAAATTgctgtaaataattaaaatacactATAATACAGTAGATTACTGTAtctaaaatatacagtatatactcaGGCTGTAGCCTAAAACAGTATTGTGCTGTCTACAAATACAGTAACGTCAGTAGTGCAAATCGgctgctaaaccacagcttgcTGGTGGTTACAAGGCATttataaaaaagtataaatatatcttTTACTCCCACATGTTGAAATGTATGATAAATTATGATATGAACACTGCTAGGGGACAACTTAATTACTATATTCaaatatacagcatgtatataGGAAGGATTCTGTCCCAAGCTTTTTGATCCATGTAGGCGGTTGATCACTGTctaacagcaacaacacaataTTGCACAACAAGTAGTTGTCGACAGTATTACAGAGTTGTAGTAACAGTAATACTGGAAGTATCCACAGTATTTATAGATATTCAATAACAATCCCACTTCATATCTTGACCTCATTAGACGCTGACAGTGTGGTCATCACTGAGGCCACTGCTGAGCATTTCCAGCCTCCACCTGATTGCCTTCATTGACAGGCAGAGAATGGAGTGAAGCTATGTGGCAGAAAATTAATGGGACACAAATAACTTGGCCTGATTATGTCCGCTGCAGGGCCCCGTAGCTCTGCCAAGGTCGTTATCTGATGGACGCTCAGTCACTGTGAACTGGGCGACGTTTTGAACCAGAGTTCACTCCAGTGCCACCGGCTGGTCAGGTCAGCGGCCGGTCAGCTGATGGGAGGGTGCATGGGAACCAGAGAGGGGACGCAAGTCAACACAACATAACTGTCATCGCTGTGCATTATACAACTGACGCAACAATGAAACAAAGTCTAACTCTCACTAAGTCGCACGGCGGCGGGAGCTTTCTAgggttagtagtagtagttagcagattagtcgactaattggaTGTTTTAGTCGGTAAtttctttatgcttttttttcttgctgaaTAACTTATTTCCAAAgaacttatgagcacatctctggtaaacgcAAGATTTAAAGAAGTGCTTTCGCAGGATTCTTCGTGGAGAAACAGATATTTTACAGATATGttgattaaatcaactaattgacaaaaaaaaggtaGTTTAGTGGATGTTTAAGGGAATGACACgaatatacgtatgtatgtaagGATGAACCAAATCCATCATCATTAGCTATTAACTTGTCATTGGGGTTTGCCtagagagaggctgcagagagggCAGATTGGGGTCAACCTGAGGACACAGATAGCGAGGGGGGTCCTGAGATTACAGTGGTGGGGCCGGGCAGAGGGTGTCCATTTATCATCGCGTCAAAAaagactttctttctttcttcatgaATTTGTGACAGATTGAGATCACAGCTCAAATTGAAACTCAAGAGCATTTCTGCCTTCAAGTAGAATAAAAATGAGCTTTGAATGTGAATTTGTTCACCAACACTTTGCATTTATGGGTTAAAGTTTCTGAATGAGTGATGGacagggaagaagaaagaaaacattttgaaacacacTGTGATTCCTGTTTCTGCTACTTTACCCGTCCCATGAATTCTATTTTTTCTTTGCCGCTGAGCTATAAAAACCTCAGCAGGGAAGCACAAAGTTCAGCTGCCatgcctcctcctccccttatttgtgtgttttctggttCACAGGCAGTTCTTGGGCACGATAAGAGACACCGATTTGCAAAATGAGGGTGAAAAAGAGGTCAGATGGGGACTTGGATAAAGCGCTCGGTGGCCAACATCAGCTCCTCTGCCGGCCAGCCGGTGTGTCCAGATATTTTACCTCcagcttgtgttttctttaagttTATTTCCATCGCTGCTGCTGTCACAGGAAAAACCACAACGCTGCAATCTTGGTGGTTTTTCTCTTTCATACTTATAATTGAAAGTTGCCATTCATGTGCTGAGTCAGTGTCGGGGACCTTCAGGGCTTCATTGTGTGACTTCAGGAATAAAAATGGACTGAAGTTCAAATCTGGCAGTTGTGTGAGTTTCAGTTCATCCATCCAGCTCTGCCTGATGTGCTCactgtctttgtgttgttgttaaaatgctccatccaaagtaacCAACATTTAGCTGGTCTCTGTACTTTCTCTGACTGTTTTAGTCCAAAGATTGACTTGTGAAACTTTGACTGCTTCACCAAATTTCCAATTGTGTGCAAACATCCATTTATGTACAAAGACTAACATCATCGCTTAAATAACTTGACTGTGAGCAGTGTGTCAAGTGTAAGACAAGCGATTCAAGATTATATTAGATTAAATTATATCAAATTATGGATGATAGATGTAATGTGATCAGTTTTGCAGGTGTGAGGCACCAAAAGgtctaatgaaaataaaaacaaaatggcaattCTGTTATTTCATGTGGATAAAAAACATCTGCAGAAAAGCAACAAGGATTTATCTGATGTTCCCGTTCTTGTGGCAGTGGCGTGTGGTTCTGTTATCTCTGTGGAGCTGCAGACGACCAGTCACAGCTGCAATCAATTGATCTTCAGAGCAGCTGAGTGGATCACCTGTTTCGTTGCTTTGCAATTTGGTCATCACAGAAGAAGGAAGTCTTTGTAAAGCAaccaacagcaacaaacagagagacggaTTCTTCTTGTTTGCAATCAAacgaaagaaaaaacataaataaaaactcatCAATCATTTGACAGTACCTGAACCACATGTACCTGAACTCCTCACGCCTGTACCTGAACTCCTTACGCGTTCCTCACGTGTGTACCTGAACTCCTCACGCGTGTACCTGAACCACATGTACCTGAACTCCTCACGCGTGTACCTGAACTACTCACACGTGTACATGAACTCCTCACATGTGTACTTGAACTCCTCACACGTGTACCTGAACCACGTGTACCTGAACTCCTCACACATGTACCTGAACTCCTCACACATGTACCTGGACTCCTGAACTCCTCACACTTGTAC comes from the Cottoperca gobio unplaced genomic scaffold, fCotGob3.1 fCotGob3_317arrow_ctg1, whole genome shotgun sequence genome and includes:
- the cyp26c1 gene encoding cytochrome P450 26C1 is translated as MLPLAQFGVLSALATALTSVLSALLLLGLTRQLWSLRWSLTRDKKSSLPLPKGSMGWPLVGETFHWLFQGSNFHISRRERHGNVFKTHLLGKPLIRVTGAENIRKILLGEHSLVCTQWPQSTRIILGPNTLVNSIGDLHKRKRKILAKVFSRGALESYLPRLQEVVKAEIAKWCLEPGTIDVYGAAKSLTFRIAVRVLLGLQMEEERIVYLAQIFEQLMNNLFSLPIDAPLSGLRKGMKAREILHANMEKIIEEKTERQQAEEEYHDAFDYILSSSKEHGHQLSIQELKETAVELIFAAHSTTASASTSLILQLLRHPAVVERARVELEAEGLGYESHIPPGVTTEKEEDAADTETTCLLNGGCQNHRDGFPPSQSHVPYLTLDKLSQLRYVDCVVKEVLRFLPPVSGGYRTALQTFELDGYQIPKGWSVMYSIRDTHETAAVFQSPELFDPDRFGPDREESRSARFNYVPFGGGVRSCVGKELAKIILKTLAVELIGTCKWTLATENFPKMQTVPIVHPVNGLHVHFNYN